From Quercus lobata isolate SW786 chromosome 11, ValleyOak3.0 Primary Assembly, whole genome shotgun sequence:
TCCTCCAGTTTGCTttacccaaacccaaaaactctTTTAAACTTTTTACTTTCACTTTTTTCTCATCCACTCGTTCAattcttcctcatcttcttattttccttttcttttactttcctcCACGCAAAGCCCCAGACACTCCACCACATATTTAGTAAAGGACTTCAAGATTTTCAGAACAAGATCTTCAGCCGGGGCTgccttgttgttgttgttgtcgtcgTCTCCAGCTGACTTATTAAGCAAAGAACGTAGCTGATTTGCAATATCACGGCCTTGAACAAGCTCTTCTATTGCCTTTTTCTTGCTAGAAGGTAAGCTCTCAGGCCAAGTACACTCcattgttgtgtgtgtgagtttcAATGTGTTTTGAgacttttgtgttttgtgtataTGTGACTGTCTTTTGAGCTTTGAGTCCCTTGTGTttgagctcttttttttttttttaccagccAATGTGAAGCAAAGTAAGAGGGTTTTTTGAGATTAGGTATGTAGGacgtaaataaaaaaaaaattaaaaaaaaatagagaagagaagaagaagcagcacAAAGAGGCTTGTTCTGaagatgagatgagaggaatCTGTGAGGTGAGCTACAGACTTTGATTTATCAAAGGGCAAAATTgagttttcaataaaatatttggtAATTGTAAACAGCCTCCTAACGGTAATATTTGGCCAATTTGATTTATCAAAGACAattccgtaccgtaccggccggtaccgCCGGAATTTACCGTTCCGGCAGGTCAATTGGTACAGAAATACTATTGATTCATACCGCCCAAAATACCGGGGTATTTCGGCAGCTCCGGCGAATTTCGGTGTGTTTCGGCGGAAACTTGTTCCGGCCGGTACAagatgaatgattttttttttttttttttcctgagtaTTTTTGGAGTGTTGGATGACCATGATAGCCCAAATTTCAGCTTGCAGGATCATCCCtcacttcttcttcctcctttcaATAGACCTGACGGTTCAGGTGGACTATCGTTTCTCTTCTTGTTTTCATTTCAGCGAGCAACTCCCTGTTTTCTCTACAtccttgaaagttgaaagacacagtcccattttatttttaaacgagacaagtttttatttttgaaggtgAACGTATTGGGACATGCACCTCAACAGAgcttactttttgtttttcttcgaGGCATCAGATGGATCATGTGCATTTACTGTGCACCATCAAGTTTTGACACTTGATGCGGTACTTGTGAAGTAACTTGTATTaacttaataatttatatatatatatatattttttttatgcaacaattaggttttgtattttttatattgatttttttttcttttagttgatggtaaagtttaaaattatgaataaattgTTCTGAATTGaagtaatgttttatggtaaatatgaatttttgaagtaatgttttatggtaaatggagaattttttttttgtgcatatatatatattaaatatataaaatagcgaTAAACTCGAAATGGTATAATGGTATTGATCAGTACTGAAATATATCGTTTCGTTGGCCAAATCGGTATAGGTTTCGGTACAAGATTAGCTTCCTTGAAGATGACAAATTTACTATTatagtccttatattttggaattattttcaatctagtcctttttttttttttttttataactaaatttagtttatgttatttttaatttgttgtgaaGTTAATCCTTATGGTAACTCACTAGTCACTAAAGCTTACATgactacaaaaataaataataataaatttcatgtcagcatttaaaatgaactaaaaaaatcaagatcttattattattattattattttaatatttcttctcctttcttacTAACCAAGCATATCTAAATTCATTTGCTCCTTctctttcaataataataataataaataaataaataaataaatcatttgcTCCTACGTTTATGGAGATCCAATAATCACACATATCAATACACGAGGACCAAAAGTTAAAACCTGATTGGTAAGTTTACGAACTATGTCAtgtcatattatttatttttttttgaagagatgTCATGTCATATTATGTTGACTGGggataaaaattataaaattgattcCAGTAAAACCTAGAATCGTACGATTTAAGTGAAATGTCACCATAATGATTAATGCCTTTTCATTTTCAGTGACAGGGCGAAAAGCGCTGACGGTTGACCTAGTCTCCTTCCTCAATCTAACGACATGACTTTTGAGTCTCCTTCCTCTGCACTGCAAATGGCAAATTGTAAATTGTGCTGCATTGCATAGCTGCCTGATACAAACATGAATAATAGAATTTCCCCTCTTATTGCTTtcctgcttctttttttctctctgggTTTTCAATCCACTAATAATACTGTCACGGATACCATCTTACCTGGCCAATCACTGACACACCCGGAGACCATTGTGTCGCCTAATGGAATCTTCGAACTTTGTTTCTACTCTCCAGGAAATTCGACAAAGTATTACTTGGCAATACGATTCAAGAATGTTTCTGAGCAGAGTGTAGTTTGGGTTGCAAACAGAAAGTACCCATTCCCTGATTCCACTGCTGCTCTCAATATTAATCAGGATGGAGATCTTGTAATATCTGATGGCACAATGACATACGCCATGACCAACACTTCAGCTGGCAACGGTACCTATGCCATGCTATTGGATACAGGTAATCTTATACTCACAAACAGGGTCTTGGAGCTTTTTTGGCAAAGCTTTGACTATCCTACTGATACTCTTTTGCCCGGAATGAAACTAATAGTAGATAACGCCTCATTAATATCATGGAGAAGTAGAGAAGATCCTGCGCCTGGTCATTTCTATCTGCAGTTGGGTCTTAATATTTATAGTACAGTCcaaccaataataaaaataatgaaggGGTCTGAAGTATATTGGACTAGTTTACTCACTAGCTTTGATGTTTTATCTTATGATTCGGGTTATGTTTCTTGGCCTATTAACTACACTTCTCAGACTCAAATTTCGAGAATCGTGTTGCATGAATCCGGGAAGCTTAAACTTCAGTCATGGTTAGAAGATAAGAAAAAGTGGAATTCCACATTACAGTCATCCAGATGTGGGGATTATGCTTTGTGCGGCAATTTTAGCGTATGCAATGAGACTGCACATGAACCATGTAGCTGTTTGCCAGGTTTCAAACCCGTTTCTGCTGGTGCTCGGAGCAAAGGAGGCGTGTCCAGTGACTGTGTGAGGAAAACTGCTCTGCAGTGCAGTAAGAATAATAGTGATATTCAAAATGATGTGTTTCTTCTCATGTCTAACGTTGATTGGCTTGATAATCCGAAGCCTTTGGAGATGAGCAGTAATAAGGAGTGTCAATCATCTTGCTTGAACAGTTGTTCTTGTATTGCTTATGCTTTTGAGGAAAAGTTCGGTCCCAATAGGACCAAGTCTGTCTGCATAGAATGGCATGGTTCTTTTTCATATCTGAAGCTACCATCAATTGAAGATAAATATGGAAATGATTTCTATCTGAAACTAGACCCCTTGGAATCGGGCACCCATGGTAAGAATTATGTAAGAACTTTTGTTGGTAAAGTGAATAACTAGTTGTTCCATTTGTAATTGTATATGTTTCTGTTATTAAATTCACTCTTTCCttccaagagccttgtagctcaatttgTACACTAGGAAGACAATCCGGGTTTAAATCTCCATACCCTAccaatagaattttaaaaataaaaaaagtcaatgttaaaaaattcaattaggcATCCTAATGTATAACATATAAGATACTTTATCTATGTTTTACTCTTAAGCTAAATTGTCTTAATTTGGAATTGGGTCACCACTTTACATTTagacttagggtctgtttggattgagcttatttttgttgaaattgaaaatactgtagcaaaataatttttaaatgtgtaaatagtacggtgggatccatttttatttttatttttttaataaagtaacTGTAAGTCCCATGAACAGTACGTGAACAGTATCAGTACAGTGCGTGAATAGTGACATTTgtctcatgaacagtaaattttgtcTTCTCCCTAAAATttgtgaaagcaaaaaaaaaaataaaaaaataaataaaaataaaataagagaaaaacgCAACACAGGATTCGGCGgaaacgctgaatccaaacagCTTCTTATTGAGTTCCCAAGGTTTTTACAGGATAATTCTAGGCGTCGCCATATTATTTTTACTTGAGATGGTAGGCATTAccaatttttagtttatttattccTCTGATTTTCTTTGACAGGCCCAAGCTCAATGAATGAATCTAACTCAGCAGCGACGCCTGGAGCAATTGATGGAGTAATGCTTGTACGAGCTAAGGAATTAGTCGCCATACTATCTCTGCCTCTTGCAACGCTTTTGTTGGGCCTCTTTGTCTATTGTGTATGGAAAAAACTCAGGATGACAAGCAAGGGTGAGAAAATAATTGCTGATAATGCTACTTAAGCAATCAAAATGTATATCCTTAATTATtgccataaataaataaatatgtatatatatatatatatatatatatactctgtgtgtgtgtgttttgtaaTTGTTCACTGTTC
This genomic window contains:
- the LOC115968970 gene encoding G-type lectin S-receptor-like serine/threonine-protein kinase At1g11300, which gives rise to MNNRISPLIAFLLLFFSLGFQSTNNTVTDTILPGQSLTHPETIVSPNGIFELCFYSPGNSTKYYLAIRFKNVSEQSVVWVANRKYPFPDSTAALNINQDGDLVISDGTMTYAMTNTSAGNGTYAMLLDTGNLILTNRVLELFWQSFDYPTDTLLPGMKLIVDNASLISWRSREDPAPGHFYLQLGLNIYSTVQPIIKIMKGSEVYWTSLLTSFDVLSYDSGYVSWPINYTSQTQISRIVLHESGKLKLQSWLEDKKKWNSTLQSSRCGDYALCGNFSVCNETAHEPCSCLPGFKPVSAGARSKGGVSSDCVRKTALQCSKNNSDIQNDVFLLMSNVDWLDNPKPLEMSSNKECQSSCLNSCSCIAYAFEEKFGPNRTKSVCIEWHGSFSYLKLPSIEDKYGNDFYLKLDPLESGTHGPSSMNESNSAATPGAIDGVMLVRAKELVAILSLPLATLLLGLFVYCVWKKLRMTSKGEDLVQLDLGMTIKSENSELLEENKSGDIRKKEVKMPLFSFTSVSAATDNFSDANKLGEGGFGPVYKGILLKGDLVAVKRLSRRSGQGWEELKNEAMLIAKLQHNNLVRLFGCCIERDEKILVYEYMPNKSLDFFIFDQEKRKILDWQMRIRVIEGVAQGLLYLHQYSRLRIIHRDLKASNILLDTEMNPKISDFGLARIFEGNESQANTNRIVGTYGYMSPEYALEGLFSIKSDVFSFGVLLLEIVSGRKNTGFYQTDSFHLLGYAWELWTSDRTSDLVDPLLDDVSSVRAALKYVNIGLLCVQESAADRPIMSDVVAMLSSESTALPYPKQPAFLTMRSVIKANPGISRTEICSVNHATVSIIEGR